In Triticum urartu cultivar G1812 chromosome 6, Tu2.1, whole genome shotgun sequence, the following proteins share a genomic window:
- the LOC125513224 gene encoding uncharacterized protein LOC125513224, producing the protein MVFYRATNESLPMFFCRQLFALLETVRSFDRYIVRQRSCSSVTNSASASVVGLQLMWAEEKHASVCPTEVVAAILAATVGDETRWKLKRSRHRKQRRGERRSCSRRSWRFQMKDMKEKILSLRGRADAAQYITCRLTFPKTQNYKVQYFFVYSYD; encoded by the exons ATGGTCTTTTATAGAGCTACAAATGAATCTTTACCAATGTTTTTCTGTAGGCAATTGTTTGCTCTGCTTGAAACTGTAAG GTCCTTCGATCGGTATATTGTGCGTCAAAGGTCCTGTTCATCTGTAACAAATTCTGCTTCAGCCTCAGTC GTTGGTCTGCAGCTCATGTGGGCGGAGGAGAAGCATGCTTCAGTCTGTCCCACAGAAGTTGTTGCTGCCATCCTCGCTGCCACCGTCGGAGACGAAACTCGGTG GAAATTGAAGAGGAGCAGACACAGGAAGCAAAGAAGGGGGGAAAGGAGAAGTTGCTCAAGAAGAAGTTGGAGG TTTCAGATGAAGGATATGAAAGAGAAAATATTAAGCCTACGGGGAAGGGCAGATGCAGCACAATATATAACATGTCGTTTGACATTTCCAAAAACACAAAACTATAAGGTACAGTACTTCTTTGTATATAGCTATGACTGA